The DNA region CTTCTCGGGTGGGGGCGTTGCTCGGGGTGGGGAGCGCGGCTTGGGGTGGGGAGCGCGGCTTGGGCGGGTGCGCGTTCGGCGGCGAAGCCCGGCCCACCGCCGTGCCGTGCTGGGATTATGGCGCCGCCGGCGCGGCCCCCCCGGGCGCCTCCCGCACGCCGTCACCCGGGTGGACGGTAAGTCACATCACCGCACGTCGGCGGCCCGTCAGCGGCCGCCGCAGAACGCCGTCTCCAGGAACCCCTTCATCGCGGCGAGTTGGGCCGCCTCGTCCTTCTCGTCGCCGCGCCCCGTGTAGGAGAGCGCGACCTGGCGGTCGGCGGTGCCCCAGAGCTGGGTGTCGTAGCCGAAGATGCCGCCGTTGTGCCCGAGCACCGGTCCGCAGGAGAGCTGGTACCGGGCCAGGCCGAGGCCGTAGTCGAGCTCGTGCGACCCGGGATCGGTCTGCACCGTGGAGGTCATCTCCCGCATCAGCCACGGCGGCAGCAACCGTCCGCCGAGCAGGGCCCGTTCGAAGCGCGCCAGGTCGTCCGTGGTGGAGATCAGCTCGCCGGCGGCGCCCGCCCAGGAGGGGTTGTGCTCGGTGACGTCGACGTACGTCTTGCGGACCGGCCCGGCCTCGTCGACGATCGTCCAGTACCCGTGGGCGTGCGGGCCGGGGATCGCGCTCGCGGTGCCGGGGAACAGGCTGCCGGCCATCCCGAGCGGCCCCAGGATGCGCCGGGTGACCTCCTGGCCGTACTCGCGCCCGGTGGCCTTCTCGATCAGCAGGCCGAGCAGCGCGTAGTTGGTGTTGGAGTACCGCCACTCGGCGCCTGGTGGGAAGTACGGCGGGTGCGCGGCGGAGACCGCGACCAGCCGGCGTGCGGTGACGGTGCGCTGCAGTCCGCCGTCGGCGACCCAGGCGCGGAAGACCGCCGGGTCGAACAGTTCGGGGAAGATCCCGTCGCTCTCGTTGGTCGGATCCCACAGGCCCGAGGTGTGGTTCAGGAGTTGGCGCACCGTGATGCCCGCCCCGTTCGGGACGAGGCCCGGCAGGTGCTTCTCCACGGAGTCGTCCAGGCCGACGCGGCGCTCGCCGACCAGTTGGAGCACGGTGGTGGCGACGAGCACCTTGGTCACGCTGCCGGCCCGGAACCGGCCGTCGGCGCGTACGGGCGAGCCGGTCGCCAGGTCGGCCACCCCCGAGGCACCCCGCCAGACCCCGCCGCGGTCGCGGATCTCGGCGATCGCGGACACCGCCCCGGCCTCGGTCAGCGCCGCCAGGGCCTTCCGCCGCTGCCCGGCGGCGGCCCGGCCGGCCTGGTCGGCGGGTTCGGCTGATTCGGTGGGTTCGGGAGCGAGGAAGGGTTCGGCCGGGCCTGAGGCCGGACCCGAGGCCGGACCGGAGTCCTCGCCGGGGGCCGGTGCGCCCGCGGTCGGGGCGGGCACGGGTGCGGGCACGGGTGCGGCGAATGCGGGAGCCGCGGAGGCGGCGAGGGCGAGGCCGACCACGGCGGCCACGATGGGGGCAAGGCGGTGTTTCACGGGTTCCTCCCCGGATGCGGGCGGACCGCGTCCGCCTCGGGTCCCAGCCTTCCGGCCGCCTGCGGCGCGATCGTCGCTCTGACTGAGGAGGCGGGTCTCGGCCCCTGGAGGTACGCGTGTACGCCGCCCGAAGGAGACGGCCCCGCAGGCCCGTTGGTCCCGCACCGTCCGCCCGGCCCCTCCCGCCCAGCCCCTCCCGCACCGCCTCCCGCGGCGCCCGTCGTGGCGCCCGCCCGTCGCGCCGCCCGGTGGCGGGGGCGGCAGCGGGGGCCGGGGCACCGCCGCCCGGCGCCGACTCCCGTACGGCGCGCACGCGTTCCGCCCCCGCCGGTCGGACCGTTCGCGCCGCCCGCAGGGGGCGGTGGCCGTACGATGGGGCCCGCGAGTTCGGCCCGTCCTGGCGGGGGAGACGGAAGGCTTCAGTGTGCCAACACACGTGATCACGTACGAGGTCGACGACGAGACCGTGGTCGGCTTCGAGGTGGAGGCGACGGACGCGTTCCACCCGGTCGGGGCGACCGAGGTGGCCGGACGGGTGCGGGAGGCCGTCGGGCCGGCCGTGGAGGCGGCGCGGGCGGTGCTCGCGCAGGTGGCCTCGATGGGGCCGGACGAGGTCGAGCTGAAGTTCGGCATCAAGGTGAACGGGACCGCCAACTGGCTGGTCGCCAGGGCGGCGACCGAGGCCAACTTCGAGGTGACGCTCACCTGGAAGCCGCGCGGGGAGGCGACCGGGGGCTCCGCCCCGGGCCCCGGGGAGTGACCGGGTCCGGGCCGGCGGTGCGGCGGCCGGGCTCGGGGAACTGGGTGGCCTCCGTCCACCTGGCCCAGCGGGGCGGCGCGATCGGCTCCGGGTTCCTGATCGACGAACGGCGGGTGCTGACCTGCGCGCACGTCACGAGGCCCAAGGGGCGGCCCGCCGAGGAACTCTGGGTGGCGTTCCCCAAGCTGCCCGACCTGATGGTGCGCCGGGTGAAGGTGGCCGAGGTCGTGCTGCCCGACCCGGACGTCCTGGACGGCACGCAGGCCGACGTCGCGGTGCTGGTCCTGAGCGAGCCCGTGCCCGCCTACGCGGCGGCCCGCCTGCGCCGGCCGACCCCGGACGACCTGGTGGGCCAGGCCTGGTGGTCGTTCGGCTTCCCGCACGGCCAGGTGCTCGGCAACTCGGCGGACGGGTCCGTCGGCGAGGCGCTGGCCTTCGGCTGGGTCCGGTTGGACACCGGCTCCCGCTACCCCGTGCAGCCCGGCTTCAGCGGGTCCGCGCTCTGGTCGCCCGAGTACGACGCGGTGGTGGGCATCGTCGGCCAGGCGAACGGCGGCAACGGGGACGCCCAGGCGATCACCCTGTGGATGGCCGACCTCTGCCTGCCCGAGCAGAAGCTGGGCGTCCTCGCGAGCTGGTCCGCGGAGGCCGCCGGGGACGGCGCCCTCGCCGCATGGGGCTGGACCCTGGACCGCGACCCGGAGGCGCGCCGCCACTGGCGCCCGCGCGCCCGGGGCGTCAGCACCGACGCGGAGCGCGGCTTCCGCTTCCGCGGCCGCAGCACCGCCCTCAACGAGATCGTCTACTGGCTGCACGAGGGCGCCGAGCGGCAGGCCCTCGTGGTGACCGGCTCCCCGGGCGTCGGGAAGTCGGCCGTCCTCGGACGGATCGTCACCACCGCCGACGCCGACGTCGTGGCGACCCTCCCGCCCGAGGACGACGCCGTCCGCGCCCGGGTGGGTTCGGTCGCCTGCGCCGTCCACGCGAAGGGGAAGACCGCCATGGCGGTCGCCGAGGAGATCGCCCGCGGTGCGTCGGCCGCCCTGCCGGCCGCCCCGCAGGACCTGGCGCTAGTGCTGCGGGACGCCCTGATGGCCCGCCGGCCCCCGCACTTCAACGTGGTGATCGACGCCCTCGACGAGGCCGCCACCCCCGCCGACGCCCGGGCCGTGATCACCGGCATCGTCCAGCCCCTGGTGGAGACCTGCAGCGACCTGGGCGTCCGGGTGGTCCTCGGCAGCCGCCGCCGGGACAACGGCGGCGGCCTGCTCTCCGTGTTCGGGACGGCGATGCGGGTCATCGACCTGGACACCGCCACCTACTTCTCCGAGGCGGACCTCGCCGCGTACGCCCTGGCCACGCTGCAGCTGGCCGGCGACGAACGGCCCGACAGCCCCTACCGGGACGAGGCGGTGGCCGGCCCGGTCGCCCACCGGATCGCCGCCCTCTCGGAGCAGAACTTCCTGATCGCCGGGCTGGTCGCCCGCACCCACGGCATGGCCGACCGGACGCCGGTCGCCCCCCGCGACGTCGCCTTCACCCCCACCGTCGACGCGGCCCTGCGCGAGTACCTGAAGCTGCTGCCGCCGGTCGACGGCGTCCCCGCCTGGGACGCGATGACCGCGCTGGCCTACGCGGAGGCGCCGGGCGTGCCGCTCGCACTGTGGCGCGCGGCCATCCGGGCGCTGTTCGGGGTGGCGGTGCCGGAGGACGCGCTGCGGGCCTTCGCCCGCTCCTCGGCCGCCAACTTCCTGGTGGAGACGATGGCCGCCGAGCCCGGTGACGCCGGCGGCCGGATCCTCCGGCTCTTCCACCAGGCCCTCGACGACGCCCTGCTCGGCGCCCGCGCCGACCTGGACATGACCGCCGCCGACGAGGGGAAGATCGCCCGGGCGCTCACCGAGCTGGGCCGGGCCACGGCGTGGACGGGCTGCCCCGACTACCTGCTGGCCGCCCTGCCCGGCCACGCGGCCAGGGGCGGAGTGCTGGACGACCTGCTGCTCGACGACTCCTACCTGCTCCGCGCCGACCTCGGCCGGATCATCCCGCTGGCCGGGGCGACCCCGGCCGGGTCCGCCGCGATGCCGAGGTCGCTGCTGCTGCGCAAGACCCCGCGCGCGATCCACGCCGGCCCGGCGGCCCGGGCGGCGCTGTTCAGCGTCACCGCGGCCCGGGACGGCCTCGCCGGGGGCGAGTTCGCCGCCGAGGCGCCGTACCGGGGGGTGTGGGCCGCGGTGACCGCCCGGCAGGAGGACACCGTCCTGGAGGGCCACCAGGGCACGGTCGCCCTGGTCTGCGAAGTCCCGGTGGGGGAGCGGTCGTTGATGGCGGCCGTCGACGACCGGGCGGTCCGGGTCTGGGACCCGACCTCGGGCGACCTGCTGCGCACCCTGCCCGGGGACGCCCGGTCGGTGCTGGCGGTGTGCGCGGTGCCGACCGGGCACGGCACGGTCCTCGCGACGGCGGGCGCCGACCACCTGGTGCGGCTCTGGGACCCGCTCACCGGGCAGCTCGTCCGGACCCTGGCGGAGCACACCGGCGCCGTGCGCCACCTCTGCCACGTCCGGCTGGGCGAGCGCGACCTGCTGGTCAGCGCGGGGGACGACGTCACCGTGCGGCTGTGGGACCCGGTGAGCGGCCAGAACCTGCAGACCCTGCACGACCACGCCGGACCCCTGGCGGCCGTCGCACCGGAGGCGCCCGCCGGGGGCTACGACATCATCGTCGCCCGCGGACCCGGTATGGGCGGGGCACGGAGCCTGCGGCTCTGGGGCGTGGTCCCGGCGGCCGACGGGCGGGCCGGTGACGCGGCCTCGGGAGGCCCGCCGGTCCGGTACTTCCCGGGCAGCCGTGACGAGACGACGGCGGACACCCTGGCGGCCGATCCCGGAGGCCGGTTCGTCGCCGAGCCGGCCGGCGCGGACGTCCGGCTCTGGAACCTGCGGACCGGGCGGCCGGGGACGGCCCTGGAAGGGCACCGGGCCCGGGTGCTCGCGGTCTGCGCGGTGCCGGTCCCGGGGGACCCGCTGGTGGCCGGTGCCGGATCGGACGGGACGATCCGGGTCTGGGAGACCGGGACGGGCCTGGCCCGCCGGGTGCTCCGCGGCCACACCTCCGCCGTCCGGACCGTCTGCGCGGTCTCGGTCGGCCACCGGGTGATGCTGGCGAGCGGCGGCGACGACGGCACGGTCCGGATCTGGGACCCCTCGGCCGACGGGCCGGAGGGCGCGGACGGCGGCCCGTCGGGTCGGGACGCCGCCCCCACCGGGGGCGGGGCCGTGGCCGTGGTCCGGGTCGGCGGGCGGACCGTCCTGGCCCACGCGGGCACACCGACGGGCCTGGTCCTGTGGGGCCTCGACACGGGCCGGGAGGTCACCCGGCACCCGCCGCCCCCGCCGACCGTCGTCGACCTGCACCAGCTGGGGGAGAACGGCGAGGTGTGCCTCGTCGGCGGCGGCTCCGGAGGCGTCCGGCTGTGGGACCCGGGGAGCGGCCGGACGGAGGTCCTGGGGACCGGCCCCGAGACGGCCCCGCCGACGGCCGTCTGCGGCCTGCGCCCCGCGGGACGCACGGTGCTCGCGGTCGGCCACGACAGCGGCGCGATCACCTTCATCGCCCGGGACACCGGCCGGCTGCTCCCCAGCCGGCACCGTCACACCCGCTCGGTGAGCGCGCTGCGCGAGGTGCGGGTGAACGACTTCGTCATGCTCGCCAGCGCCTCCGCGGACCACACCGTCCGGCTCTGGGGCGCGGCGGCGGGGGACCCGCTGCAGACGCTCCGCGGGCACGAGGGCGCGGTCACCTCGCTGGCCGAGCTGCCGGGCTTCGGACCACAGGGGGTGCTGCTCGCGAGCGGGTCCGCGGACCTCAGCGTCCGGCTCTGGGACCCGGTCTCCGGCGACCACCTGGCGACGCTGAACGGCCACAGCGGTCCGGTCACCGCGCTGAGCACCGTCCGGGTCGGGCGGGAGACCGTGCTGGCCAGCGCGAGCACCGACCGGACCGTCCGGGTCTGGTCGCCCCGGGCGGGGCAGCTGCTCGCCGAGATACCGGTGTACTCGCCGGCGATGGCGCTCGCGGCGGACGGGGACGTCCTCGTGGTCAGCCTGGCGGACGGCCTGCTCGCCCTCCGGCTGGCGCCCGCCCTGCTGCCCGGGCACGACCGTCGGGGCGTGGCCGCCGGGGCGTGACCGGCGGGGTGGGAGGGGCCGGTGGTGACGGTGTGGCTCTCCGCAGCCGGGCATGACCGGCTCCGGACGCGGTCCCGGCGGGGCGCGGAGAATCGAACGCGAGGATGGGTCGTATCGAACTCCGGGTCGATTCCGGTCGAACGCACTCTCGTCCGTCGGGCTGGTGTGTGTATCACGATAGGCATCGGTTTCGGGTGAATTGGCCCCCGGTCGCCCGATGGGCCGAACGGGTCGGCCCCCCGGGGGCCGGGATCCCGCCTGGCGTGCCGGAAAACCGTTCCCGCGCGGGCCGGGTCGGCGACGGGTCATGAGCGGGACGTCGTCGGCGCGCTTCAAACATGGAAGGCGGAGACGTTCACCCGATCGGGTGTAGAAGATCGTTCGGCTCGTTCCAGACCTGCCACCCCGCCTACCTTTGGGAAGCGAGCGGGACGGGTCCGCTTGAGGAGATCCCGTTCCCGGCGGACCGCCTGACGGTCCATCACCACCTGAAGTCCTTCTCGGAGGGAGACTCCCCCATGCCCCTGGGCACCAGGCCGGAGACCTCGCGGGCGCTGCGGCGCCCGCAGGCCGGTCCCACCGCGGCCGCGCGAGGCGTGCCGGCGAACGTGCAAGCGGAAGCGGTGCGGTCGTGAGCTCCGCGGCCCTGGACCGGATCCTCCGCGGTCCCAGCGGCCTGGGCACGGCGGGCCTGTACCTGCCGCCGCGCGGGGAGTCGCCCGATGCGCCGGCCGGCGGACCCGGGGCGCCGGGCGGAACACCCGCCGAGGCGGCGGACGCCGCTCCGGCGGCGGTGGGTGCGACCGCGGCGGTGGCGACGGCCCCTGCGCTGGGCGCGATCCCCACGGCGGGCGCGGTCCCCGGGGTCGGCACGATCCCCGGGCCCGGTGCGATCCCCGCGGCCGGCCCGGTCGT from Kitasatospora sp. NBC_00458 includes:
- a CDS encoding serine hydrolase domain-containing protein yields the protein MKHRLAPIVAAVVGLALAASAAPAFAAPVPAPVPAPTAGAPAPGEDSGPASGPASGPAEPFLAPEPTESAEPADQAGRAAAGQRRKALAALTEAGAVSAIAEIRDRGGVWRGASGVADLATGSPVRADGRFRAGSVTKVLVATTVLQLVGERRVGLDDSVEKHLPGLVPNGAGITVRQLLNHTSGLWDPTNESDGIFPELFDPAVFRAWVADGGLQRTVTARRLVAVSAAHPPYFPPGAEWRYSNTNYALLGLLIEKATGREYGQEVTRRILGPLGMAGSLFPGTASAIPGPHAHGYWTIVDEAGPVRKTYVDVTEHNPSWAGAAGELISTTDDLARFERALLGGRLLPPWLMREMTSTVQTDPGSHELDYGLGLARYQLSCGPVLGHNGGIFGYDTQLWGTADRQVALSYTGRGDEKDEAAQLAAMKGFLETAFCGGR
- a CDS encoding CU044_2847 family protein is translated as MPTHVITYEVDDETVVGFEVEATDAFHPVGATEVAGRVREAVGPAVEAARAVLAQVASMGPDEVELKFGIKVNGTANWLVARAATEANFEVTLTWKPRGEATGGSAPGPGE
- a CDS encoding trypsin-like serine protease, translating into MRRPGSGNWVASVHLAQRGGAIGSGFLIDERRVLTCAHVTRPKGRPAEELWVAFPKLPDLMVRRVKVAEVVLPDPDVLDGTQADVAVLVLSEPVPAYAAARLRRPTPDDLVGQAWWSFGFPHGQVLGNSADGSVGEALAFGWVRLDTGSRYPVQPGFSGSALWSPEYDAVVGIVGQANGGNGDAQAITLWMADLCLPEQKLGVLASWSAEAAGDGALAAWGWTLDRDPEARRHWRPRARGVSTDAERGFRFRGRSTALNEIVYWLHEGAERQALVVTGSPGVGKSAVLGRIVTTADADVVATLPPEDDAVRARVGSVACAVHAKGKTAMAVAEEIARGASAALPAAPQDLALVLRDALMARRPPHFNVVIDALDEAATPADARAVITGIVQPLVETCSDLGVRVVLGSRRRDNGGGLLSVFGTAMRVIDLDTATYFSEADLAAYALATLQLAGDERPDSPYRDEAVAGPVAHRIAALSEQNFLIAGLVARTHGMADRTPVAPRDVAFTPTVDAALREYLKLLPPVDGVPAWDAMTALAYAEAPGVPLALWRAAIRALFGVAVPEDALRAFARSSAANFLVETMAAEPGDAGGRILRLFHQALDDALLGARADLDMTAADEGKIARALTELGRATAWTGCPDYLLAALPGHAARGGVLDDLLLDDSYLLRADLGRIIPLAGATPAGSAAMPRSLLLRKTPRAIHAGPAARAALFSVTAARDGLAGGEFAAEAPYRGVWAAVTARQEDTVLEGHQGTVALVCEVPVGERSLMAAVDDRAVRVWDPTSGDLLRTLPGDARSVLAVCAVPTGHGTVLATAGADHLVRLWDPLTGQLVRTLAEHTGAVRHLCHVRLGERDLLVSAGDDVTVRLWDPVSGQNLQTLHDHAGPLAAVAPEAPAGGYDIIVARGPGMGGARSLRLWGVVPAADGRAGDAASGGPPVRYFPGSRDETTADTLAADPGGRFVAEPAGADVRLWNLRTGRPGTALEGHRARVLAVCAVPVPGDPLVAGAGSDGTIRVWETGTGLARRVLRGHTSAVRTVCAVSVGHRVMLASGGDDGTVRIWDPSADGPEGADGGPSGRDAAPTGGGAVAVVRVGGRTVLAHAGTPTGLVLWGLDTGREVTRHPPPPPTVVDLHQLGENGEVCLVGGGSGGVRLWDPGSGRTEVLGTGPETAPPTAVCGLRPAGRTVLAVGHDSGAITFIARDTGRLLPSRHRHTRSVSALREVRVNDFVMLASASADHTVRLWGAAAGDPLQTLRGHEGAVTSLAELPGFGPQGVLLASGSADLSVRLWDPVSGDHLATLNGHSGPVTALSTVRVGRETVLASASTDRTVRVWSPRAGQLLAEIPVYSPAMALAADGDVLVVSLADGLLALRLAPALLPGHDRRGVAAGA